Proteins encoded by one window of Acuticoccus sp. MNP-M23:
- a CDS encoding NADP-dependent malic enzyme has product MAAERNRRGRTAITDAEALEFHRRGRPGKLEITPTKPMATQRDLSLAYSPGVAVPVHAIHENPDAAFDYTTRGNVVAVISNGTAILGLGNLGALASKPVMEGKAVLFKRFADIDGIDIEVDTEDVDQFVNAVRYLGPSFGGINLEDIKAPDCFLIEQQLRELMDIPVFHDDQHGTAIIAAAGLINSAHITGRSLQDMKIVCNGAGSAGIACVELIKAMGVPHNNIILCDTKGPIYQGRTEGMNQWKSAHAAQTDARSLAEALDGADVFLGLSVKGAMTREMVRSMAPEPIIFAMANPDPEVTPEEVAEIRDDAIVATGRSDYPNQVNNVLGFPYIFRGALDVRATAINEEMKVAAAEALAALAREDVPDDVAAAYQGQRPRFGKEYIIPVPFDPRLISTIPAAVAKAAMASGVARRPIVNMERYAEELSARRDPVAGSLSRIFTKVKQNPKRVVFAEGEEEAVIRAAASFVNQDLGTAILIGREETVRQAAFDAGIDLRAGLEIQNARLSRRNEDYTQFLYAKLQRQGQLFRDAQRLINQDRNYFGAAMVAMGDADAMVTGVTRNTAVALAAVRQVISAKPGHRIIGVSLVLSRGRAVLVADTSVHDQPNPSELADTAEEAARVARRLGYEPRIALLAAANFGNPPSARAADVQEAVAILGKRRVDFEFDGEMAADVALNPALMAAYPFSRLSGPANVLVMPGLDSASIATKMLQELGGSTVLGPMLVGLDKAIQIVPFGARDSDIVNMAAIASFGVN; this is encoded by the coding sequence GTGGCTGCGGAACGTAACCGGCGCGGAAGAACCGCTATCACCGATGCGGAGGCGCTGGAATTTCACCGGCGCGGCCGGCCCGGCAAGCTGGAAATCACGCCCACAAAGCCGATGGCGACCCAGCGCGACCTGTCGCTCGCCTACTCCCCCGGCGTGGCGGTTCCGGTTCACGCCATCCACGAGAACCCGGATGCCGCGTTCGACTACACCACACGCGGCAACGTGGTGGCGGTGATCTCCAACGGCACCGCCATTCTCGGCCTCGGCAACCTCGGTGCGCTCGCCTCCAAGCCGGTGATGGAGGGCAAGGCGGTGCTCTTCAAGCGCTTCGCCGACATCGACGGCATCGACATCGAGGTCGATACCGAGGACGTGGACCAGTTCGTCAACGCGGTGCGCTATCTCGGCCCCTCCTTCGGCGGCATCAACCTTGAAGACATCAAGGCGCCCGACTGCTTCCTCATCGAGCAGCAGCTTCGCGAGCTGATGGACATCCCGGTCTTCCACGACGACCAGCACGGCACCGCGATCATCGCTGCCGCCGGGCTGATCAACTCGGCGCACATCACCGGGCGCTCGCTGCAGGACATGAAGATCGTCTGCAACGGCGCCGGCTCGGCAGGCATCGCCTGCGTCGAACTCATCAAGGCGATGGGCGTGCCGCACAACAACATCATCCTGTGCGACACCAAGGGGCCGATCTACCAGGGCCGCACCGAAGGGATGAACCAGTGGAAGTCGGCCCACGCCGCGCAGACCGACGCGCGGTCCCTCGCCGAAGCGCTGGACGGTGCCGACGTGTTCCTCGGCCTCTCGGTCAAGGGCGCAATGACGCGCGAGATGGTGCGCTCCATGGCGCCGGAGCCGATCATCTTCGCCATGGCCAACCCCGACCCGGAGGTGACGCCCGAGGAAGTCGCCGAGATCCGCGATGACGCCATCGTCGCCACCGGCCGGTCGGACTATCCCAACCAGGTCAACAACGTTCTGGGCTTTCCCTACATCTTCCGCGGTGCGCTCGACGTCCGCGCCACCGCCATCAACGAAGAGATGAAGGTTGCCGCCGCCGAAGCGCTCGCCGCGCTCGCCCGCGAAGACGTGCCGGACGACGTGGCCGCTGCCTACCAGGGCCAGCGCCCCCGTTTCGGCAAGGAATACATCATCCCGGTGCCTTTCGACCCGCGGCTGATCTCCACCATTCCGGCCGCCGTCGCCAAGGCTGCAATGGCATCGGGCGTCGCGCGGCGGCCCATCGTCAACATGGAGCGTTATGCCGAAGAGCTTTCGGCGCGGCGCGATCCCGTGGCCGGCTCCCTGTCGCGGATCTTCACCAAGGTGAAGCAGAACCCCAAGCGGGTGGTGTTTGCCGAAGGCGAGGAGGAGGCCGTGATCCGCGCCGCCGCCTCGTTCGTCAACCAGGACCTTGGCACGGCCATCCTGATCGGCCGCGAAGAGACCGTGCGCCAGGCCGCGTTCGACGCCGGCATCGACCTGCGCGCCGGGCTCGAAATCCAGAACGCCCGCCTCTCCCGCCGAAATGAGGATTACACCCAGTTCCTCTACGCCAAGCTTCAAAGGCAGGGTCAGCTCTTCCGCGACGCGCAGCGCCTCATCAACCAGGATCGCAACTATTTTGGCGCGGCCATGGTGGCGATGGGCGATGCCGACGCGATGGTGACGGGCGTGACGCGCAATACTGCCGTGGCCCTTGCCGCGGTGCGGCAGGTGATTTCGGCCAAGCCCGGTCACCGGATCATCGGCGTCTCGCTGGTGCTGTCACGCGGGCGGGCGGTTCTGGTCGCCGACACGTCGGTGCACGACCAGCCCAACCCATCCGAGCTGGCCGATACCGCGGAGGAAGCGGCACGCGTTGCCCGCCGCCTCGGCTACGAGCCGCGCATCGCGCTTCTGGCGGCCGCAAACTTCGGCAACCCGCCCAGCGCCCGCGCGGCGGATGTGCAGGAGGCGGTCGCAATTCTCGGCAAACGCCGGGTGGACTTCGAGTTCGACGGCGAGATGGCCGCCGACGTGGCGCTCAACCCGGCGCTGATGGCAGCCTACCCCTTCTCGCGGCTGTCGGGTCCCGCCAACGTGCTTGTTATGCCGGGGCTCGATTCGGCCTCCATCGCCACCAAGATGCTACAGGAGCTTGGCGGATCGACCGTCTTGGGGCCAATGCTCGTCGGCCTCGACAAGGCGATCCAGATCGTCCCCTTCGGCGCGCGCGATTCCGACATCGTCAACATGGCGGCGATCGCAAGCTTCGGGGTCAACTGA
- a CDS encoding glycosyltransferase family 2 protein encodes MAEATINTSVIVCTLDRLDLLRRCLDSLAAQTFTDPFEVVVVDNAVTEAGDPRVAAEVERANAARPGTFVYRHSVGPNLSTARNTGLEASRGTNIAFVDDDLVLPPDWLATIVSVLRQTGADGVLGLVRPRFLPGGEMDGLERHFTRDLPLPEGAPVGRNRHGFIDGVRTCNVIVRRSRTFGQGIWFDPAFGRSGGEDQDVFILFARRPAFRLAYSPAAEAEELIPPERQNARYLKMRAFRNSQVFVRVLTKHRPNPRLAALMQRIIGTIQWGRARTKRLLARPQGLARVEAEIAEATAAGKVFWRRPDLPGPYQ; translated from the coding sequence TTGGCAGAGGCGACCATCAACACCTCGGTCATCGTGTGCACTCTGGACCGGCTGGACCTTCTGCGCCGCTGCCTCGATTCGCTGGCGGCGCAGACCTTCACCGACCCTTTCGAGGTGGTGGTGGTGGACAACGCCGTCACCGAAGCCGGCGATCCGCGGGTGGCCGCGGAGGTGGAGCGCGCCAATGCGGCGCGGCCCGGCACCTTTGTCTACCGCCACAGCGTCGGGCCGAACCTGTCCACCGCCCGCAATACGGGGCTGGAGGCAAGCCGCGGCACCAACATCGCCTTTGTGGACGACGACCTCGTCTTGCCGCCGGACTGGCTTGCCACCATCGTCTCCGTCCTGCGGCAGACCGGGGCGGACGGCGTTCTGGGCCTCGTCCGGCCGCGCTTTCTACCCGGCGGCGAGATGGACGGGCTGGAGCGGCATTTCACCCGCGACCTGCCGCTGCCGGAAGGCGCGCCTGTGGGCCGCAACCGGCACGGCTTCATCGACGGCGTGCGGACCTGCAACGTGATCGTGAGGCGCTCACGCACCTTCGGGCAGGGCATCTGGTTCGACCCTGCCTTCGGCCGCAGCGGCGGCGAAGACCAGGACGTCTTCATCCTGTTCGCCAGGCGGCCGGCATTCCGCCTCGCCTACTCTCCCGCCGCTGAGGCCGAAGAGCTGATCCCGCCCGAACGCCAGAACGCGCGGTATTTGAAGATGCGCGCTTTCCGCAACAGCCAGGTTTTCGTGCGCGTTCTCACCAAGCACCGGCCGAACCCGCGCCTTGCAGCTTTGATGCAGCGCATCATCGGCACCATCCAGTGGGGGCGCGCGCGGACAAAGCGCCTGCTCGCCCGCCCGCAGGGTCTGGCTCGGGTGGAAGCGGAAATTGCCGAAGCGACGGCGGCCGGCAAGGTCTTCTGGCGCCGGCCGGACCTGCCCGGCCCATACCAGTAA
- a CDS encoding GNAT family N-acetyltransferase: protein MNAIDVTIRRAVADDAAALLAISQAAFECHVVPIGRRPSVMDDDHAALIAAGQALAAVDADGSVCGYATFNLAQPEAWLRAVAVAPGRQGRGIGPALIAAVEERARAAGATHLALHTNAKMADNLVLYPRLGFDEVDRRNEDGFERIYFRKTLAPAMAMKAPVDALYGRRKGQGGGTVAADDPLLVDLSVPYSRKALFGTADALCVEVGFGGGEHFIDHARRAPESGLIGIEPFETGLARAMKAARDLPLTNVRFYQGDARRVLEWLPAGSAQRVDVLYPDPWHKQRHWKRRFISSDGLGRLARTVAPGGEVRFASDIDHYVRWTRAHVEAHPAFVLERDSADPWPHWPGTRYETKAFREGRTPRYLTLRRI, encoded by the coding sequence GTGAACGCCATTGACGTGACGATCAGGAGGGCCGTGGCGGATGACGCCGCGGCCCTTCTGGCCATTTCGCAGGCCGCTTTCGAGTGCCACGTCGTCCCGATCGGACGCCGCCCGTCCGTCATGGACGACGACCATGCCGCTCTGATCGCGGCCGGGCAGGCGCTGGCCGCCGTCGATGCGGACGGCAGCGTGTGCGGGTACGCGACGTTCAATCTGGCACAGCCCGAGGCGTGGCTGCGCGCGGTCGCGGTGGCGCCCGGCCGGCAGGGCCGCGGGATCGGCCCGGCGCTGATTGCCGCGGTGGAGGAAAGAGCCCGCGCCGCCGGTGCAACGCATCTGGCGTTGCACACAAACGCAAAGATGGCCGACAACCTCGTCCTTTACCCCAGGCTTGGCTTTGACGAGGTGGATCGCCGGAACGAGGACGGGTTCGAGCGGATCTATTTTCGCAAGACGCTGGCGCCGGCCATGGCGATGAAGGCGCCGGTGGACGCGCTGTACGGGCGCCGCAAGGGGCAGGGCGGCGGTACGGTCGCGGCAGACGATCCGCTGCTCGTGGACCTGTCGGTGCCCTACAGCCGAAAGGCCCTGTTCGGCACGGCTGACGCGCTCTGCGTTGAGGTGGGCTTCGGCGGCGGCGAACATTTCATCGACCATGCCCGCCGGGCGCCTGAAAGCGGGCTGATCGGCATCGAGCCGTTCGAGACCGGACTTGCCCGCGCCATGAAGGCCGCGCGCGATCTGCCGCTCACCAACGTGCGCTTTTATCAGGGCGATGCACGGCGGGTGCTGGAGTGGCTGCCCGCAGGGTCTGCCCAAAGGGTCGACGTTCTTTACCCGGACCCATGGCACAAGCAGCGCCACTGGAAGCGGCGCTTCATTTCCAGCGATGGGCTGGGCCGGCTGGCCCGCACCGTGGCGCCGGGCGGCGAGGTGCGCTTTGCGTCCGACATCGACCACTATGTCCGCTGGACGCGGGCGCATGTGGAGGCCCATCCGGCCTTTGTGCTGGAGCGTGACAGCGCCGACCCGTGGCCCCACTGGCCGGGCACCCGCTACGAAACCAAGGCGTTCCGCGAAGGGCGGACACCGCGTTACCTCACCTTGCGCCGCATCTGA
- the metK gene encoding methionine adenosyltransferase yields MARQSYLFSSESVSEGHPDKVCDRISDEVVDAFLAEMPEARVACETLATTNRVVIAGETRGPASITPDKVEELARAAIRDIGYEQDGFHWKNAHVEVHLHAQSAHIAQGVDAAGNKDEGAGDQGIMFGYACRETDALMPAPIHFSHAILRRLAEVRKSGVEPKLGPDAKSQVTLRYENGMPVACTSVVLSTQHTDETMTSDDVRAVVEPYIREVMPAEWITPETVWYVNPTGTFVIGGPDGDAGLTGRKIIVDTYGGAAPHGGGAFSGKDPTKVDRSAAYAARYVAKNVVAADLANRCTLQLAYAIGVSQPLSIYVDTHGTGKAPDDAIEAAISRVIDLSPRGIREALKLNRPIYARTAAYGHFGREPDADGGFSWEQTDLAQAIAREL; encoded by the coding sequence TTGGCTCGACAGTCCTACCTCTTCTCCAGTGAATCGGTGTCCGAAGGACATCCCGACAAAGTTTGCGACCGGATTTCGGACGAGGTGGTCGACGCTTTTCTCGCTGAGATGCCGGAGGCCCGTGTCGCTTGCGAAACGCTGGCAACCACCAACCGCGTTGTGATCGCCGGGGAAACCCGCGGTCCCGCGTCCATCACGCCTGATAAGGTGGAAGAGCTGGCGCGCGCCGCAATTCGCGATATCGGCTACGAGCAGGACGGCTTTCACTGGAAGAACGCCCACGTCGAAGTGCACCTCCACGCTCAGTCCGCCCACATTGCGCAGGGCGTCGACGCCGCCGGCAACAAGGACGAAGGTGCCGGCGACCAGGGGATCATGTTCGGCTACGCCTGCCGCGAGACCGACGCACTGATGCCGGCGCCGATCCACTTCAGCCACGCGATCCTTCGTCGCCTGGCAGAGGTGCGCAAGTCCGGCGTGGAACCCAAGCTCGGCCCCGACGCCAAGAGCCAGGTGACGCTGCGCTACGAAAACGGCATGCCCGTGGCCTGCACGTCCGTCGTGCTGTCCACCCAGCATACCGACGAGACCATGACCTCCGATGATGTGCGCGCCGTAGTCGAGCCTTACATCCGCGAAGTGATGCCGGCCGAGTGGATCACGCCGGAGACCGTCTGGTACGTGAACCCCACCGGCACCTTCGTGATTGGCGGACCCGATGGTGACGCCGGCCTCACGGGCCGCAAGATCATCGTCGACACCTACGGTGGTGCAGCCCCCCACGGCGGCGGCGCCTTCTCCGGCAAGGATCCCACCAAGGTGGACCGTTCGGCAGCCTATGCTGCACGTTACGTCGCCAAGAACGTGGTTGCGGCCGATCTCGCAAACCGCTGCACCCTCCAGCTGGCCTACGCCATCGGCGTGTCGCAGCCGCTGTCGATCTACGTGGACACCCACGGCACGGGCAAGGCACCGGACGATGCCATCGAGGCCGCCATCAGCCGCGTGATCGATCTGTCGCCCCGCGGCATCCGCGAGGCCCTGAAGCTCAACCGCCCGATCTATGCCCGCACCGCGGCCTACGGCCACTTCGGCCGCGAGCCGGACGCGGACGGCGGGTTCTCGTGGGAGCAGACCGACCTTGCACAAGCCATCGCCCGCGAACTCTGA
- a CDS encoding helix-turn-helix transcriptional regulator encodes MAGRKQPNPIDIHVGSRLKLRRTMMGMTQEKLGDSLGVTFQQVQKYEKGTNRIGASRLQEISEILEAPVSFFFEDASPLALNKAEPRESAGFADDGAPGFLLPGETTGEALELAKAFSRIRDPRVRRRVIDLVETLADARG; translated from the coding sequence ATGGCTGGCCGAAAACAACCGAATCCGATCGACATCCACGTGGGCAGCCGCTTGAAATTGCGGCGGACCATGATGGGCATGACCCAGGAAAAGCTGGGCGATAGTCTCGGCGTGACGTTTCAGCAGGTGCAGAAATACGAAAAGGGCACCAACCGGATCGGTGCAAGCCGTCTGCAGGAAATTTCTGAAATTCTTGAGGCCCCGGTCTCGTTCTTTTTCGAGGATGCCTCACCTCTTGCTCTGAACAAGGCCGAGCCGCGGGAATCGGCCGGGTTTGCGGACGATGGCGCACCCGGCTTCCTCCTGCCGGGCGAGACGACCGGCGAGGCGCTCGAGCTTGCCAAGGCTTTCAGCCGGATTCGGGACCCGCGCGTGCGCCGCCGCGTCATCGATCTGGTCGAGACGCTGGCCGACGCGCGGGGCTGA
- the lnt gene encoding apolipoprotein N-acyltransferase, which produces MAAKPVAPRTTNKTRLERLAERLAGRRVVRLGLAAFSGVGLALAFAPYDLLPALAAYSALLVLLEAGDARVRRRSLERFLTGFAFGFGFHLMGLWWIGAAFLVDADAYAWLMPLAVVGLPLLLAPFSGIAAMCVGLAPRGMAWRAVALALGVAGTELARGLVLTGFPWNAAGMGLTQSILLAQSASAVGVNGLAIPAVLIGALPVVLAERESRWLAVPTGLMLAAMATYGGYRLWTAPEIAADAPLIRIVQPAVPQDEKWAPEHQAEIWQRLLELTAEPGPAPAAGEEALPRPSVVIWPETAIPFQWRAPSAPQAALAGALGPETQLITGAVELAATADGRTVGYNALFVMSPEGRLVGRYDKAHLVPFGEYLPFSALMARLGLSGLAANGGEFVAGDGPVTLQVAGLPPFQPLICYEVIFPHGAGEPPARWIVNLTNDSWFGNTPGPRQHLRHAQLRAIERGLPVVRAANTGISAVIDAQGRIAGSLRLKAIGTLTERLPPPQPSHYSGLSDLLLFVILFLGGVSLGVVRVITVARRRPQDADGT; this is translated from the coding sequence ATGGCGGCGAAACCGGTAGCACCGAGGACGACCAACAAAACGAGGCTTGAGCGCCTTGCAGAGCGGCTGGCGGGGCGGCGCGTTGTCCGCCTCGGCCTCGCCGCGTTCAGCGGCGTCGGTCTGGCGCTGGCGTTTGCGCCTTACGATCTTCTTCCTGCATTGGCCGCCTACAGCGCACTTCTGGTGTTGCTGGAGGCGGGCGATGCGCGGGTGCGGCGCCGGTCGCTGGAGCGCTTTCTTACCGGCTTTGCATTCGGGTTCGGTTTTCACCTCATGGGGCTGTGGTGGATCGGCGCTGCGTTTCTGGTGGATGCCGACGCCTACGCCTGGCTGATGCCGCTGGCGGTGGTCGGCCTGCCGCTTCTGCTGGCGCCATTCAGCGGCATTGCGGCGATGTGCGTCGGGCTTGCGCCGCGCGGCATGGCGTGGCGGGCTGTGGCACTGGCGCTGGGCGTGGCCGGAACCGAGCTTGCGCGCGGCCTCGTCCTTACCGGCTTTCCGTGGAATGCGGCCGGCATGGGGCTCACCCAATCCATCCTTCTGGCGCAAAGCGCGTCGGCCGTCGGGGTCAACGGGCTTGCCATCCCGGCTGTGCTGATCGGCGCGCTGCCGGTTGTTCTGGCCGAGCGTGAAAGCCGCTGGCTTGCCGTCCCGACCGGGCTGATGCTTGCGGCCATGGCCACTTATGGCGGCTACCGGCTATGGACCGCACCCGAAATTGCGGCCGATGCACCGCTCATCCGCATCGTGCAGCCCGCCGTGCCGCAGGACGAGAAGTGGGCGCCCGAACATCAGGCCGAAATCTGGCAGCGCCTTCTTGAGCTCACCGCTGAGCCGGGCCCCGCGCCCGCAGCCGGGGAGGAGGCCCTGCCGCGGCCTTCGGTGGTGATCTGGCCGGAAACGGCCATTCCGTTTCAGTGGCGGGCGCCGAGTGCGCCGCAGGCCGCTCTTGCCGGCGCACTGGGGCCGGAAACCCAGTTGATCACCGGCGCGGTCGAGCTTGCTGCAACGGCAGATGGCAGAACCGTCGGCTACAATGCGCTTTTCGTGATGTCGCCGGAAGGGCGGCTGGTCGGCCGGTACGACAAGGCACATCTGGTTCCGTTTGGGGAATATCTGCCATTCTCCGCTCTTATGGCGCGGCTCGGCCTGTCGGGTCTTGCGGCCAATGGCGGGGAGTTCGTGGCAGGTGATGGGCCGGTGACACTTCAGGTGGCAGGGTTGCCGCCGTTCCAGCCGCTGATCTGCTACGAGGTGATTTTTCCCCATGGCGCTGGCGAGCCGCCGGCGCGCTGGATTGTCAACCTCACCAACGATTCCTGGTTCGGCAACACGCCGGGGCCGCGGCAGCATCTGCGCCATGCACAGCTGCGGGCCATCGAGCGCGGCCTGCCCGTGGTGCGGGCTGCCAACACCGGCATCAGCGCTGTCATCGATGCGCAAGGGCGCATTGCCGGAAGTTTACGGTTGAAAGCAATCGGCACGCTGACCGAGCGTTTGCCACCGCCGCAACCGTCGCACTATTCTGGGTTGTCTGATCTTCTACTATTTGTAATTTTGTTTCTTGGCGGCGTATCCTTAGGTGTGGTTCGCGTGATCACGGTTGCAAGAAGACGCCCACAGGATGCAGACGGTACTTGA
- a CDS encoding hemolysin family protein, translating to MADSDSPRAALQNGTAAAPKPDDEGWFDRVLTVFGLRNNEGLRENLAQALADETSEDAVFSAEERRLLQNILALRDVRILDVMIPRADIDAVPENISVADLMRRFREAGHSRLPVFGETLDDPVGFVHAKDVMIKIAEEAAMEDGLRLGAVDLARPLSQLDIIRQVLFVPPSMPAMDLMVRMQANRTQMALVVDEYGGTDGLVTLEDLIETVVGDIEDEYDWPDEPTMEQGEDGAWFADARVAVEDFEEEAGVAFPDTEFRDEVDTLGGLVFAILGRVPVRGELVASSQLPGVEFEVLDADPRRIKRVKVMIRDGGETGSTEDDQQNEA from the coding sequence ATGGCTGACAGTGATAGTCCCCGCGCGGCCCTGCAAAATGGCACGGCCGCCGCACCCAAACCCGACGATGAGGGCTGGTTTGACCGCGTCCTTACCGTCTTCGGCCTTCGCAACAACGAGGGCCTTCGCGAGAATCTGGCCCAGGCGCTAGCGGACGAGACCAGCGAAGACGCGGTCTTTTCCGCTGAAGAGCGCCGGCTCCTGCAAAATATCCTGGCGCTGCGCGACGTCCGCATTCTGGACGTGATGATCCCGCGCGCCGACATCGACGCCGTGCCCGAGAACATCTCGGTCGCCGACCTGATGCGCCGCTTCCGCGAAGCCGGTCACTCGCGCCTGCCGGTGTTCGGCGAAACGCTGGACGACCCGGTCGGCTTCGTCCACGCCAAGGATGTGATGATCAAGATCGCCGAAGAGGCGGCCATGGAAGACGGCCTGCGTCTCGGCGCGGTGGACCTTGCGCGCCCGCTCAGCCAGCTCGACATCATCCGCCAGGTGCTGTTCGTCCCGCCCTCCATGCCGGCAATGGACCTGATGGTCCGGATGCAGGCCAACCGCACGCAGATGGCGCTGGTGGTGGACGAATATGGCGGCACTGACGGCCTCGTCACCCTCGAAGACCTGATCGAGACGGTGGTCGGCGATATCGAAGACGAGTACGACTGGCCCGACGAGCCGACCATGGAGCAGGGCGAAGACGGCGCCTGGTTCGCTGATGCGCGCGTCGCCGTGGAAGACTTTGAAGAGGAGGCCGGCGTTGCATTCCCTGACACTGAGTTCCGCGACGAGGTGGATACGCTGGGCGGGCTCGTCTTTGCCATTCTGGGCCGGGTGCCGGTGCGCGGCGAGCTTGTGGCATCCAGCCAGCTTCCGGGTGTGGAGTTCGAGGTGCTGGACGCCGACCCCCGCCGCATCAAGCGCGTCAAGGTCATGATCCGCGATGGCGGCGAAACCGGTAGCACCGAGGACGACCAACAAAACGAGGCTTGA
- the ybeY gene encoding rRNA maturation RNase YbeY, which yields MTLADKVLPQDLLPDEDDILVGPDSFCASVRIEDSQWQPVNPDAIAEMVLTILAASPYARSGLVNCDIIFTSSDALAELNGKFRGKPQPTNVLAFPSTDDFDDQDRAFIGGIAIAFEVMAQEAAERAIPLAHHTTHLVLHGVLHLLGYDHEAEDERNTMEGIEIGILDGLGIPDPYNGS from the coding sequence ATGACTTTGGCGGACAAGGTTCTGCCGCAGGACCTCTTGCCCGATGAGGACGACATCCTTGTCGGACCGGACAGTTTCTGCGCATCGGTTCGGATCGAGGATTCGCAGTGGCAGCCGGTGAACCCCGATGCCATTGCCGAAATGGTGCTGACCATTCTGGCGGCGTCGCCTTACGCGCGCTCCGGCCTCGTCAATTGTGACATCATCTTCACCAGCTCTGACGCTCTGGCCGAACTCAACGGCAAGTTTCGCGGCAAGCCTCAGCCCACCAACGTCCTCGCCTTCCCGTCCACTGACGATTTTGACGACCAGGACCGCGCCTTTATCGGCGGGATTGCCATCGCTTTCGAGGTGATGGCGCAAGAAGCAGCAGAACGGGCCATTCCCTTGGCCCATCACACCACCCATCTGGTGCTGCACGGCGTGCTTCACCTCCTCGGCTATGACCACGAGGCCGAGGACGAGCGCAATACGATGGAAGGCATTGAGATAGGCATTTTAGACGGGCTCGGAATTCCGGACCCTTATAACGGGAGTTGA
- a CDS encoding PhoH family protein, with product MSLADATEEESRTLVFEDPRVAQEVFGTGDSHLAMIEGRCEVDMVARGNQVTVRGDSDGVDMAVAVLQHLYKRAKRGHPIESADVDGAVRICRTNDHQLSLPAIERPDSVGKIATRKRQVEARSPTQNAYIRAMETNELVFGLGPAGTGKTFLAVAYAAQCLERGLVERIILSRPAVEAGERLGFLPGTLEEKVDPYLRPLYDALHEMMPGDKVARAMQQGVIEVAPLAFMRGRTLSNCVAILDEAQNTTAMQMKMFLTRLGENSRMIVTGDPSQVDLPPNMPSGLDEATRILKNVEGIGHVRFRGEDVVRHQLVARIVAAYDAESSTEADRK from the coding sequence TTGAGCCTTGCCGACGCGACCGAAGAGGAAAGCCGGACGCTCGTGTTCGAAGACCCGCGCGTGGCGCAGGAGGTTTTCGGCACCGGCGACAGCCATCTCGCGATGATCGAGGGCCGCTGCGAGGTCGACATGGTGGCCCGCGGCAACCAGGTCACCGTGCGTGGCGATTCCGATGGGGTGGACATGGCGGTGGCGGTGCTCCAGCACCTCTACAAGCGCGCCAAGCGCGGCCACCCGATCGAGAGCGCTGACGTGGATGGTGCCGTCCGCATCTGTCGCACCAACGACCATCAGCTTTCTCTGCCTGCCATCGAGCGGCCGGATTCGGTCGGCAAGATCGCGACGCGCAAGCGGCAGGTGGAAGCCCGCTCGCCAACGCAGAACGCCTACATCCGCGCCATGGAGACCAACGAACTGGTGTTCGGCCTCGGCCCCGCTGGCACCGGCAAGACGTTTCTGGCCGTCGCTTATGCCGCGCAGTGCCTGGAACGCGGTCTGGTGGAGCGGATCATTTTGTCGCGCCCAGCGGTTGAGGCGGGCGAGCGTCTCGGCTTTCTGCCCGGGACGCTGGAAGAGAAGGTCGATCCCTATCTGCGTCCGCTTTACGACGCGCTGCACGAGATGATGCCCGGCGACAAGGTTGCCCGCGCCATGCAGCAGGGGGTGATCGAGGTGGCACCGCTGGCCTTCATGCGCGGCCGGACGCTGAGCAATTGCGTGGCGATTCTGGACGAGGCGCAGAACACGACCGCGATGCAGATGAAGATGTTCCTGACGCGGCTTGGTGAAAACTCGCGCATGATCGTGACCGGCGACCCCTCGCAGGTCGACCTGCCGCCGAACATGCCGTCCGGTCTTGATGAGGCGACCCGCATCCTGAAAAATGTCGAGGGGATCGGCCATGTTCGCTTCCGCGGCGAAGATGTTGTCCGGCACCAGCTTGTGGCGCGGATCGTTGCCGCTTACGATGCTGAAAGTTCCACTGAGGCCGACAGAAAATGA